Below is a genomic region from Sphingopyxis terrae subsp. terrae NBRC 15098.
CCACTCGCTGATATCGGGCATCGGCAACTGCCGCGTATGATTTTCGTTGCTCAGCTCGATCGCCGCGAGCGTCCGCTTTCGCTTGGCGACATAGCATTGCAGGCACCGCATGCGGCGCTGGACGTCGCCCAGCCGGTCATTCCATCCGCGGCGCTCGAACAGCCACCACAGCGCATGCGGATCGAAGATGCCGACATTGCCGCACCGGCACGACACCTTGATCGTGCGATGCCGCACCGCCGCGTCGAACAGGTCGCGGATGGGGTTCACTAGCTCTCGACTCATCTTGCCAAATGAGAACATCAGTGGAACATTGAGGCAAGAGACGAATCGGAGTTGAGTGATGGTGAAGGCGATTTCAGAGCGGATCGAGCTGCGCGACGTGGATGATGTCGCGCCGGAAATCGTCGCCGAAGCCGCCGCCGCCGCGCTCGCACGGCTCGACGCGCTCGGCGTGTCGCCACTGCAGGCCTGTCTTTCGCAGGGGCGCCTCGAAGCGATGGACGATCAGGGCAAGCTCGACGCCGAGGAGCCGGCCTTTGCCGACCATGGCGTCGATCTGGCCCATGTCGAAGCCTATGGCGCGGCGGTCGATGCGGCGGCCGCCGTCTTCGCGGCGCGCGGCGTCGGACGTCGCACCAGCGGGGTCATCGTCACCGTCCCCGATGCCGTGCTGGCCGAAGAGCGCGCCACCGGCAACGACCTGTCGGTCGCGGCGTGATCATGGAAGCAACAATCGGACATAATGGGCCGTCAGGAGCCGAGCGCATCGCCGATTATCTCGATCGCCGCGCCGACCGACTTCTGGCCTATGCCCGCAAGACCGGCAGCGGCGACGCCCACACCCGCGCGAACGCGCTGCAGGTTGAGGCAAGCAATATCCGCGCCGGCCTGGTGGAGGACTGACATGCACCGCGTCGACCGTAATTATCTCAGCATCTGCATTTCGGTGGCCATCAAGACGATGCGCTCGGGCAAGAATGGCAAGGGCAAGCATCCGATCGAGGAACTGCGCGAAGACAGGAACGTCAGCGAGCTGAGCGCGCTCATCTTGCGGCAGATCGATAATGAAAGCAGCTTTGTCTGCCGCGCTGGTTATGCCCCGACCGATCCGCGATGCACGCCGCGCTACTCGCCGATGAAATTCGGCGTCGATGAGCCTTGGCCTGAGGGGTGCGAGCCGAAATGATAGTTGCGCTTGTTCTGGCCGCCGCGGTCGTTCCTGCCGGCCAATCCTTCGATTGCACGCCCACGGCCGTTTGGGATGGCGACGGGCCGATCTGGTGCGCAGAGGGGCCGCACGTTCGCCTGTCGGGCATCGCGGCGCGCGAAATGGATGGCTCGTGCCGTCCCGGCCATCCCTGCCCGGCTGCCGACCCCATTGCAGCCCGCGATCATCTCGCCGGGCTCGTTGGCACGCCGCAGGGCAAGCTGCGAACCGGCCATGTGAAGGTCAGCGGCCCGACGATGCGCTGCCGCTCCGCGGGCGGCGCCGGGGGAACCCGGACAGCGGCCTTTTGCGTGTCGCCGAAGTCGGGGGATCTTTCCTGCGCAATGGTGCGCGACGGATATGCAGCCAGGTGGGACCGCTATTGGCAGGGACACCGCTGCCCATGAAGGACCGCGCCACCGTCGCTATCGGCCTGGCGCTTGCCGTCGCCGTGCTCGGCAGCATCGCCTATGCTCTCTGGGGGCGGCTTTTCGGCTGAATCGACTCGTTAACCCCTTCGTGGCAGTCTTCCGGCATGGGCAAGAGGGGCAACAGCAATATAGGAACGATTGCGCTGGTGGCGCTGTTCGCGTTCGTTGCCGGTAAGCTGTCCGGCGAAGATCCAAAGCCTAGTGGATACGAGGCGTCTCAGGCGTTTGTTGGCCAAGCGCCAGCCAATTACGATCCCAGCGCCTCCTATGCCGAGCCCGAGCCCTTTGCGCCCCAGCCGCAGCGCTTTGTCTCGGACGAACCGCAACGGGCTTTCGGAAGTCGACCCTTTCGCAATTGTCGGGAAGCACGGGCGGCTGGCGCTGCTCCTGTTCGCATCGGCGATCCCGGCTATGCGCCGCGGCTCGATCGCGATGGCGACGGCATCGGTTGCGAATGATAATCCAGAAACATGCTGGGAATGTAGCCGATGACCATCGGGGCGCGACGCCCTGTTTCCTAGCCATCGCTCAGTTGCAGGACACACGGTCGCAGCCGCTTTTCCATCCCGGTCACATGCGTGCACCGTCAGAATGGGAAACGGACTTTTAAGTTCGATTGCCGATAAGAGCCCGGACACCGAGGAGTTGGACGGCAAGTAATGACCATTAACCGCGGATCCTTCGCAACGCTCTCGAGCGATTACGTCAGTCCCACGCTCAAAATGCTGGAGGCGGACCGGGCGAGTGATAACCCGCGCTATGCGATCCATGAGCCAGAAGCCGCTTGCACCAGTTGCCCCATCGCTGTGTGGTATCTGGAGGGAGACGATCTAGAGTGCTTCTGCCCATCACTTCATAGGGGTGTCTGGGGACTCAAAATTTCGGCGATCAAACTTTGCGACGCCCGTGAACAGGCAATCGCCGAGAGTAGAGCCACGGGACGAGCGGCAGCAATTCCTGAATAAGTCCTCCTGAACCGCCCCGGGATTGCCGGAGGCCCTAACTCCTGAGAGGAAGGGCCTACGATGAGTAAGACAACGAACAAATTTGCACCTGAGGTTCGCGCACGTGCGGTCCGGATGGTCCTAGATCACGAAGGCGATCATCCATCACGGTGGGCAGCCATTGTGTCGATCGCAGCGAAGATCGGCTGCGTTCCTCAGACGCTTCATGAATGGGTGAAGAAAGTCGAGGTCGACAGCGGCAAGCGCGCCGGTGTGCCGACCGAGATGGCTGATCGCCTCAAGTCCCTTGAGCGCGAGAACCGCGAGTTGCGGCAGGCCAACGAGATACTGCGCAAGGCGTCAGCATATTTTGCCCAGGCGGAGCTCGACCGCCCGTTCAGGCGATGACTGCCTTCATTGACGAGCATCGTGAGGTTTATGGGGTCGAGCCGATCTGCCGGGTTCTGCCGATCGCCCCATCCACTTACCACGAGCGGGTCGCTCAGCGACGAGATCCTGAAAGGCTATCAGATCGTGCCCGGCGCGATCGGGATCTGAAGCCCGAGGTGGTCCGTGTTTTTGCGGAGAACTTCGGCGTTTACGGGGTGCGCAAGGTCTGGCGACAGATGAACCGCGAGGGCTTCGCCGTCGCGCGATGCACCATCGAGCGGCTGATGCGCGACCTGGGCTTGCAGGGTGTAATCCGGGGCAAGCCGGTGCGCACGACGATCAGCGACAAAGCCGCGCCTTGCCCGCTCGATCAGGTGAACCGGCAGTTCCATGCACCGGCGCCCAACATGCTCTGGGTGTCGGACTTTACCTATGTCGCGACATGGGCAGGCTTCGTTTATGTGGCCTTCGTCATCGACGTTTATGCCCGCTATATCGTCGGTTGGCGGGTCAGCAGGACAGCGCATGCGAGCTTCGTCCTGGATGCGCTCGAGCAGGCCATCCATGATCGCCGTCCTGCCCACCGTGGCGGGCTGATCCACCACAGCGATCGCGGCAGCCAATATGTGTCGATCAAATATACCGAGCGCCTCGCCGAGGCCGGGATCGAGCCGTCGGTCGGGAGTGTTGGCGACAGTTATGACAACGCCTTGGCGGAGACGATCAATGGCCTTTACAAGGCCGAGGTGATCCACCGGCGAGGTCCGTGGCGATCCTTTGAAGCTGTCGAATATGCCACGCTCGAATGGGTCGACTGGTTCAACAACAGGCGGCTGCTGGAACCCATCGGCAATATCCCGCCCGCTGAAGCCGAAGAACGATATTATGCCATGCTGGACGACGTCTCCATGGCTGCGTAACTTAAACCAAATGGCCTCCGGCAGTCCCGGGGCGGTTCATCCCATAATTAACGGCCTTGGTTATAGGGCACTGTCAATTAGGTCCGGTGGTTTACCGCCCGAAATCTAGGCCGGGCGGGAATGGGCGGAGGCTCTTTCTCGGCTCCTTAAGGTCATGCTTTCGCTCGCTCGGTGAACCCAGCGCATTCGATGGATCCGGCATATCGAGGCGCCGTGAACGACGCCATCGTGCATCGTGCTTTGCACGCGCTTCGGCCGCGGCAACCAGCATCAGTTCGTAGGGCGACAGGCTTTGCGGCGGCTTTGGAGGGCTACTGGACCGTTCAGCTGCAGAAGG
It encodes:
- a CDS encoding excalibur calcium-binding domain-containing protein; the protein is MGKRGNSNIGTIALVALFAFVAGKLSGEDPKPSGYEASQAFVGQAPANYDPSASYAEPEPFAPQPQRFVSDEPQRAFGSRPFRNCREARAAGAAPVRIGDPGYAPRLDRDGDGIGCE
- a CDS encoding IS3 family transposase (programmed frameshift), whose translation is MSKTTNKFAPEVRARAVRMVLDHEGDHPSRWAAIVSIAAKIGCVPQTLHEWVKKVEVDSGKRAGVPTEMADRLKSLERENRELRQANEILRKASAYFCPGGARPPVQAMTAFIDEHREVYGVEPICRVLPIAPSTYHERVAQRRDPERLSDRARRDRDLKPEVVRVFAENFGVYGVRKVWRQMNREGFAVARCTIERLMRDLGLQGVIRGKPVRTTISDKAAPCPLDQVNRQFHAPAPNMLWVSDFTYVATWAGFVYVAFVIDVYARYIVGWRVSRTAHASFVLDALEQAIHDRRPAHRGGLIHHSDRGSQYVSIKYTERLAEAGIEPSVGSVGDSYDNALAETINGLYKAEVIHRRGPWRSFEAVEYATLEWVDWFNNRRLLEPIGNIPPAEAEERYYAMLDDVSMAA